In Thermobaculum terrenum ATCC BAA-798, one genomic interval encodes:
- a CDS encoding inositol monophosphatase family protein translates to MATDRSGKLYVSTSRQPRSNGVSGLNDLQLIELEALRMLSQAAEMAVARRDKLAVEYKGQGVSNPVTQVDREIQQLFAESIRTQFPDHGMLGEEGGGFGHDADYQWVVDPIDGTINYLKGLPLYGISVGVLYRRVPVVGAIWLGTGELLHARRGGMAHVRDQPLHPREVPGSGLLGVRHPGFRTTPKMAGTGLRIMDTRSTGSIAYDLAAVTLGWMDFALLRAPKIWDVAGGVVILEAAGGRALWYDRRRGKWLPLDGFLVLRGQRLESWSRPMLVGRRDVLEQMARCVIPSYPPALLTSLREGIRAARQAYRRCRTAP, encoded by the coding sequence TTGGCTACAGACAGATCAGGGAAGCTCTACGTAAGCACAAGCAGGCAGCCACGGAGTAATGGTGTGAGCGGACTCAATGACCTGCAACTGATAGAGCTAGAGGCTCTCCGGATGCTATCCCAAGCAGCAGAGATGGCCGTGGCTCGTAGGGATAAGCTCGCGGTGGAGTACAAGGGGCAGGGGGTCTCCAACCCCGTCACTCAGGTAGATAGGGAGATCCAGCAGCTGTTCGCCGAGAGCATCAGGACTCAGTTCCCCGACCACGGCATGTTAGGAGAGGAGGGAGGCGGCTTCGGCCACGACGCCGACTACCAGTGGGTGGTCGACCCCATAGACGGCACCATCAACTACCTCAAGGGGCTGCCCCTCTACGGGATCTCGGTGGGGGTGTTGTACAGGAGGGTCCCGGTAGTGGGCGCCATATGGCTGGGCACCGGAGAGCTGCTCCACGCGAGGCGGGGAGGCATGGCGCACGTGCGCGACCAACCCCTGCATCCCCGGGAGGTGCCCGGTTCCGGCCTGCTCGGGGTCAGGCACCCCGGATTCAGGACCACTCCCAAGATGGCCGGCACCGGCTTGCGCATCATGGACACACGGTCCACCGGCTCGATAGCCTACGACCTGGCGGCGGTGACGCTGGGCTGGATGGACTTCGCGCTGCTGCGGGCTCCAAAGATCTGGGACGTGGCCGGGGGGGTCGTGATCCTGGAGGCGGCCGGCGGGAGGGCCCTGTGGTACGACCGGCGTCGGGGGAAATGGCTCCCGCTGGACGGGTTCCTCGTGCTGCGCGGCCAACGGCTGGAGTCGTGGAGCCGGCCGATGCTCGTGGGGCGTCGGGACGTCCTGGAGCAGATGGCTCGCTGCGTGATCCCATCCTATCCACCCGCGCTGCTTACCTCTCTACGGGAAGGCATCAGGGCCGCGAGGCAGGCCTACCGGCGCTGCCGGACCGCGCCGTGA
- a CDS encoding polysaccharide deacetylase family protein, whose translation MSIALTRLGYEPGTRLLVVHADDVGMCHATLPAIRDLFSVGLVTCAATMVPCPWFPAVAQYCREHPEADMGVHLTLNCEWSTYRWRPVSTADPASGLLDEEGYMPQSPARIQADASQDAVAHELSGQLGRALAAGIDVTHLDSHMGTVFHPRFAQAYIDLALDNEIPPFLASQTPEWIRSNPGFDVDLMLKVYEDAITAGVIPFDNLTMLPLDDPEDRVEQAKRAIADLPEGLSLMIIHPAIATPELETIAPDWQARVADYEAFTSDELASFVEAEGVQLIGYRQIREALRKHKQAATE comes from the coding sequence TTGAGCATCGCACTGACAAGACTAGGCTACGAACCCGGCACGAGGCTGCTAGTGGTGCACGCCGACGACGTGGGCATGTGCCACGCTACCCTGCCGGCCATAAGGGACCTGTTCAGCGTGGGGTTGGTGACTTGCGCGGCCACGATGGTGCCCTGCCCGTGGTTTCCGGCGGTCGCCCAGTACTGCCGGGAGCATCCGGAGGCGGATATGGGCGTGCACCTCACCCTCAACTGCGAGTGGTCCACCTACAGATGGAGGCCGGTCTCCACGGCGGACCCAGCCAGCGGCCTGTTGGATGAGGAGGGATACATGCCACAGAGCCCGGCGAGGATCCAGGCCGACGCTAGCCAGGACGCAGTCGCCCACGAGCTCTCGGGCCAGCTTGGGCGGGCGCTCGCTGCGGGCATAGACGTCACGCACCTGGACTCGCACATGGGAACGGTGTTCCACCCTCGCTTCGCGCAGGCTTACATCGATCTAGCGTTGGACAACGAGATACCGCCCTTCCTAGCATCACAGACTCCTGAGTGGATCCGAAGCAACCCCGGATTCGACGTCGATCTCATGCTGAAGGTGTATGAGGACGCTATAACTGCTGGCGTTATCCCGTTTGACAATCTCACGATGCTCCCGCTGGACGACCCAGAGGACAGGGTGGAGCAGGCCAAGCGGGCCATAGCCGATCTGCCAGAGGGACTGTCCCTGATGATCATCCACCCAGCCATCGCCACTCCAGAGCTGGAAACGATCGCTCCCGACTGGCAAGCCAGAGTAGCAGACTACGAGGCGTTCACGAGCGACGAGCTGGCAAGCTTCGTTGAGGCAGAAGGGGTGCAGCTGATTGGCTACAGACAGATCAGGGAAGCTCTACGTAAGCACAAGCAGGCAGCCACGGAGTAA
- a CDS encoding ATP-binding protein — protein MRDSCWQEVLDHIQDGVTVQASTGEIVYANDRAAQILGFASPTHLQSTHPDEIDRMFEVFDAETGAAIDPAVSPWRRALTAGEPCSYKLRYRSRATHEERWATLRCVPLRGDAGDVEAVIHIFRDITAEHRREVNSRFLVQASLMLGSSLDYRDTLRQVAALAVPAVADWCAIDMLDDEGELRRLAIAHMDAERVRMVEGYRERRGQMSDAVRQMLLSGQPLLVREIDEDVLRQLLEDEAQVDLIRRLGLISCMVLPLRARGSTQGVITLASSESGRRYTEEDLAFAQQLANMAAMALDNAQLYTTARRELEERARAERELARAAERERQALEESEARRDLLETVLRHLPVGVLIIDARAGQVVVANERAVEILGPQSRSGSIYQSELGYVLRSEEGQELSMDQWPVHRSLWAGEAVQGEVLELERPDGERRHLQVSSVPIRDHRGQIVAAVALVDDITQQRQLEQQRSELLRQIESALELRNQFIATASHELKTPITLLKGYAQVLMDRSREGVLRRPLEIINRQVDRMSELINDLLDVSKIEAGKLELVLRKVELTDAVREVVMDQREAASGFEIELLAAEPVWVLGDRNRLQQVVANFISNAVKYSGNSRRVIVEVRRDGPEVEVSVTDYGIGIPEDQQPEVFGLYFRGRNVSPRHYSGLGLGLYICRNIVERHGGRIGMSSREGEGSRFWFRLPASGPESLPQET, from the coding sequence ATGAGGGATAGCTGCTGGCAGGAGGTGCTCGACCACATCCAGGATGGAGTGACCGTCCAGGCGAGCACCGGCGAGATAGTCTACGCGAACGACAGGGCAGCCCAGATACTGGGTTTTGCCTCGCCTACGCACCTGCAGTCGACCCATCCAGACGAGATAGACAGGATGTTCGAGGTGTTCGACGCCGAGACGGGCGCAGCTATAGACCCCGCCGTGAGCCCATGGCGCAGGGCGCTGACCGCAGGCGAGCCCTGCAGCTATAAGCTGCGATACCGCTCGAGGGCCACACACGAGGAGCGATGGGCCACGCTAAGGTGCGTCCCCCTAAGAGGGGATGCCGGGGACGTGGAGGCAGTGATCCACATATTCCGCGACATCACTGCGGAGCACAGGAGGGAGGTCAACAGCAGGTTCCTCGTGCAGGCTAGCCTGATGCTGGGGTCTTCCTTGGACTATCGGGACACCCTGCGGCAGGTGGCTGCCCTCGCGGTGCCCGCCGTCGCCGATTGGTGCGCTATAGACATGCTGGACGACGAGGGCGAGCTCCGGCGGCTGGCCATAGCCCACATGGATGCCGAGAGGGTACGGATGGTGGAGGGGTACAGGGAGCGCCGAGGGCAGATGAGCGACGCTGTGCGGCAGATGCTGCTGTCGGGGCAGCCGCTCCTGGTGCGAGAGATCGACGAGGACGTGCTGAGGCAGCTGCTGGAGGACGAGGCACAGGTAGACCTCATCCGGCGACTGGGGCTGATATCCTGCATGGTGCTGCCGCTCAGGGCTAGGGGCAGCACGCAGGGGGTGATCACGCTGGCCAGCTCGGAATCGGGCAGAAGGTACACGGAGGAGGACCTGGCGTTCGCCCAGCAGCTGGCCAACATGGCGGCCATGGCGCTGGACAACGCCCAGCTGTACACCACCGCGCGCAGGGAGCTCGAGGAGAGGGCCCGGGCGGAGCGGGAGCTGGCCCGCGCAGCAGAGAGGGAGCGCCAAGCGCTGGAGGAATCGGAGGCCCGGCGGGACCTGTTGGAGACCGTGCTGCGCCACCTGCCGGTCGGCGTGCTGATCATCGATGCCCGGGCAGGCCAAGTGGTGGTGGCCAACGAGCGGGCAGTGGAGATCCTGGGTCCCCAGAGCAGGAGCGGCAGCATCTACCAAAGTGAGCTCGGGTACGTGCTGAGGAGCGAGGAAGGTCAAGAGCTGTCGATGGACCAGTGGCCGGTGCACCGCTCGCTCTGGGCGGGCGAAGCGGTCCAGGGCGAGGTGCTAGAGTTGGAGAGGCCAGACGGCGAGAGGCGGCACCTACAGGTGAGCTCCGTGCCCATCCGCGACCATCGAGGGCAGATAGTGGCCGCCGTGGCGCTGGTGGACGACATCACGCAGCAGCGTCAGCTGGAGCAGCAGCGGTCGGAGCTGCTGCGGCAGATCGAGAGCGCCCTGGAGCTGCGCAACCAGTTCATAGCCACAGCCTCCCACGAGCTCAAGACCCCCATCACCCTGCTCAAGGGCTACGCGCAGGTGCTCATGGACAGGTCCCGCGAGGGGGTGCTGCGGCGTCCCCTGGAGATCATCAACCGCCAGGTGGACAGGATGTCCGAGCTGATCAACGACCTGTTGGACGTGTCGAAGATAGAAGCCGGCAAGCTCGAGTTGGTCCTGAGGAAGGTGGAGCTCACCGATGCTGTCCGGGAGGTGGTCATGGACCAGAGGGAGGCGGCCAGCGGCTTCGAGATCGAGCTCTTGGCAGCTGAGCCCGTCTGGGTGCTGGGCGACAGAAATCGCCTGCAGCAGGTGGTGGCCAACTTCATCTCCAATGCCGTCAAGTACTCGGGCAACTCCAGGCGGGTGATCGTGGAGGTGAGGCGGGACGGCCCCGAGGTGGAGGTCAGCGTCACGGACTACGGCATAGGTATCCCCGAGGACCAGCAGCCCGAGGTGTTCGGGCTGTACTTCCGCGGGCGCAACGTCTCCCCACGGCACTACTCAGGGCTGGGGTTGGGGCTGTACATATGCCGTAACATCGTGGAGCGCCACGGGGGCAGGATAGGCATGAGCTCTCGCGAGGGAGAAGGCTCGAGGTTCTGGTTCCGGTTGCCCGCTAGCGGACCCGAATCTCTGCCCCAGGAGACCTAA
- a CDS encoding AAA family ATPase: MIVLMAGPPGTGKSTLARAIAQHLAAAVVLDKDVVRAALFPPRYIEYSREQDDFCMEVIYRTSAYLLGRHPGLVVLVDGRPFAHRYQVEEAGRWARTLGVQLGIIECTCSDETARRRLLADEAEGHHPAGNRSYELYLEVKRSFEPISEPKLVVDTDRPLQECLEACLTYIQGLANPA; the protein is encoded by the coding sequence ATGATAGTGCTTATGGCGGGTCCACCGGGCACAGGCAAGAGCACGCTCGCCAGGGCGATCGCGCAGCACCTAGCTGCGGCGGTGGTGCTGGACAAGGACGTGGTGCGCGCGGCGCTGTTCCCCCCGAGGTACATCGAGTACTCACGAGAGCAGGACGACTTCTGCATGGAGGTGATCTACAGGACATCGGCCTACCTGCTGGGCAGGCACCCGGGGCTGGTCGTGCTCGTCGATGGCAGGCCCTTCGCCCACCGCTACCAGGTCGAAGAGGCTGGGCGATGGGCCAGGACACTGGGGGTCCAGCTGGGCATCATAGAGTGCACCTGCAGCGACGAGACCGCCCGGAGGCGCCTGCTAGCCGATGAGGCCGAGGGACACCATCCAGCCGGCAACCGCAGCTACGAACTGTACCTGGAGGTCAAGAGATCTTTCGAGCCCATCTCAGAGCCGAAGCTGGTAGTGGATACCGACAGGCCCCTCCAGGAGTGCCTCGAGGCATGCTTGACCTACATACAGGGTTTGGCTAATCCTGCCTGA
- a CDS encoding PspC domain-containing protein, giving the protein MKLRRATRDKWILGVCGGIAHTFDLPPMGVRLATVVLAIIIPGPSLVATFVAYLVLGLLLPPSDEF; this is encoded by the coding sequence ATGAAGCTTAGGAGAGCCACTAGGGACAAATGGATCCTCGGGGTGTGCGGAGGGATAGCGCACACGTTCGACCTGCCGCCGATGGGCGTGAGGTTGGCCACGGTGGTGCTGGCGATAATCATCCCGGGGCCCAGCCTGGTCGCGACGTTCGTGGCGTACCTGGTGCTCGGGCTGCTGTTACCTCCCAGCGATGAGTTCTAG
- a CDS encoding MFS transporter has translation MNPNGLLDRLLPYRPKLLLPIVLISLPFGAIGSFLPLYAHSLGASAFEVGVVYGAFSLAGLVCRPLVGVGVDRLGREQFVIAGMVAYTLSFAMFSLLDGVTMLVLARVLQGVASAAFWVALSVLAGDWSEGGLRGALFGALNQALNIGMALGTVLSYGLIAYMGIQSGWRWTMAAYALVSVCALLLMLRWLPRGVGLSGRGEPADKRPALDKRGVRVLSEVLLVLLVLSSCYSMITPLLLVYLEERFGVSEFVIGLAYAPAAVVYALAPAYLGRLSDRWGRRPVICLGLLSSGLVACFFPLAPSLWVLSLAWLVEALCSSAAVPAQDALVSDLTGGSVRGRAYGVYAATTGLGSTVGPPLGGWLYDHVSMAAPFWVNAVVLVLGALALFYILRPLPASLEGRARKVRGSLGPADH, from the coding sequence ATGAATCCCAACGGCCTGCTGGATCGCCTGCTGCCCTATAGACCCAAGCTGCTGCTGCCCATAGTGCTGATCTCCCTGCCGTTCGGGGCGATCGGCTCATTTCTGCCCCTGTACGCGCACTCCCTCGGGGCTTCGGCCTTCGAGGTCGGCGTGGTGTACGGCGCGTTCTCTCTTGCTGGCCTGGTGTGCAGGCCCCTGGTGGGTGTGGGGGTGGACCGTCTCGGTCGGGAGCAGTTCGTCATCGCCGGCATGGTGGCCTACACCCTGTCGTTTGCTATGTTCTCCCTGCTCGACGGCGTCACGATGCTCGTGCTGGCCCGCGTGCTGCAGGGCGTGGCCAGCGCGGCCTTCTGGGTGGCCCTCTCCGTGCTCGCCGGTGACTGGTCGGAAGGGGGCCTACGCGGAGCCCTCTTTGGGGCACTGAACCAGGCGTTGAACATAGGCATGGCCTTGGGGACGGTGCTCTCCTACGGGCTGATAGCCTACATGGGCATCCAGAGTGGCTGGCGATGGACCATGGCGGCGTACGCGCTGGTGTCGGTGTGCGCGCTGCTCCTGATGCTGCGCTGGCTGCCGCGAGGGGTAGGACTCTCCGGACGGGGTGAGCCTGCGGATAAGCGCCCAGCATTGGACAAGCGCGGCGTGCGCGTGCTGTCGGAGGTGCTGCTGGTGCTGCTGGTGCTGTCCTCCTGCTACTCGATGATCACCCCCTTGCTGCTTGTGTACTTGGAGGAGCGCTTCGGTGTGAGCGAGTTCGTGATCGGGCTGGCCTACGCGCCCGCGGCGGTGGTGTACGCTCTCGCACCGGCGTATCTGGGGAGGCTGTCCGACCGATGGGGGAGGAGGCCGGTGATTTGCTTGGGTCTGCTGAGCAGCGGCCTCGTGGCCTGCTTCTTCCCGCTGGCACCTAGCCTGTGGGTGCTGAGCCTGGCATGGCTGGTGGAGGCGCTGTGCAGCTCTGCCGCGGTGCCCGCGCAGGATGCCCTCGTGTCCGACCTCACAGGGGGTAGCGTGCGCGGGCGAGCCTATGGGGTCTACGCGGCCACCACTGGCCTGGGATCCACCGTGGGCCCGCCCCTGGGGGGATGGCTGTACGATCACGTCTCGATGGCCGCTCCCTTCTGGGTCAACGCCGTGGTGCTGGTCCTGGGAGCCTTGGCCCTGTTCTACATACTGAGGCCCCTGCCTGCGTCCCTTGAGGGTCGAGCTAGGAAGGTCCGCGGCAGCCTAGGTCCTGCTGATCACTAG
- a CDS encoding lmo0937 family membrane protein: MRPLIWGIVVLLLVLWAGGLALKLLGAAIHILLVAAIVLVLWNLVISRT, encoded by the coding sequence ATGAGACCTTTGATATGGGGCATAGTGGTGCTGCTGTTGGTGCTGTGGGCTGGAGGTCTAGCGCTCAAGCTGCTGGGGGCGGCCATTCACATCCTGCTGGTGGCCGCGATCGTGCTCGTTCTCTGGAACCTAGTGATCAGCAGGACCTAG
- a CDS encoding phosphotransferase family protein, translated as MEVPELAAILPKLGVDPAGVELAPTAGPLDNALLVIAPPQRYVLKYALAHASPGLQADLRRELAFYRELAPTLPIATPRLVASWEGVEGCALLLEAHSPALPAEAWTPGMYVWAAQLLAGLHGRQPPAWLEAGPPPAEVAREWLDIAGIDPVVARVVSMASYLYGVAGGVSHGICHGDCRTGNFLLDGAGNLLLANWQGIHRGSPTWDLASFIGLALAEGGMVPEEDVLEVYAEARGITSLPGLARAVAAAEIWLILTRWSPLLQAEDQPSRLLARLHELVDRLG; from the coding sequence ATGGAGGTGCCGGAGCTAGCTGCGATACTGCCTAAGCTGGGCGTCGACCCTGCTGGGGTGGAGTTGGCCCCGACGGCCGGCCCACTCGATAATGCCCTGCTCGTGATCGCTCCTCCCCAGCGCTACGTGCTCAAGTACGCTCTCGCTCACGCGAGCCCGGGCCTGCAGGCTGACCTTAGGAGGGAGCTGGCGTTCTACCGTGAGCTTGCACCCACCCTGCCGATAGCTACCCCAAGGCTGGTGGCCTCCTGGGAGGGGGTGGAGGGCTGCGCTCTCCTGCTGGAGGCACATTCTCCTGCGTTGCCGGCCGAGGCCTGGACCCCGGGCATGTACGTGTGGGCCGCCCAGTTGCTGGCGGGGCTCCACGGCCGCCAGCCTCCTGCCTGGCTCGAGGCTGGCCCGCCTCCTGCCGAGGTCGCGCGCGAGTGGCTGGATATCGCCGGGATCGATCCTGTTGTGGCTCGTGTGGTGTCCATGGCTTCTTATCTTTATGGTGTTGCTGGTGGTGTATCTCATGGGATATGTCATGGGGACTGCCGCACCGGGAACTTCCTGCTGGATGGCGCGGGCAACCTGCTGCTTGCTAACTGGCAGGGGATCCATCGCGGCTCTCCCACCTGGGACCTCGCATCCTTCATAGGCCTTGCCCTGGCTGAGGGGGGCATGGTCCCCGAGGAAGATGTGCTGGAGGTCTACGCCGAGGCCAGGGGTATCACGTCGCTGCCGGGGCTGGCGCGCGCGGTGGCCGCGGCCGAGATCTGGCTGATCCTCACCAGATGGTCCCCTCTCCTGCAGGCCGAGGATCAGCCCTCACGCCTGCTAGCTAGGCTCCATGAGCTGGTAGATCGCCTTGGCTAG
- a CDS encoding VOC family protein, producing MAGKLITRLDHVVVAVRDLAQGIARYREMGFDVRPGGRHEGRGTENAIIRFGLEYIELLSVYDRAEAESAGIGRRTLVEYLEQWDGGLIGWAAATNDIDEVAERLRRLGKSFEGPFAMSRQRPDGTRLSWRLLIPEGTPWRRPWPFVISWDMSDEERLALEAPGDHPNGATRIACLSVVVKDLERTLELYHEALGLVETSVSHVQYMGARKAVYLIGNTRVELLSPTRKGVIAAMLEEHGEGPVGLTLATPNKLFQLRESPVKVRS from the coding sequence ATGGCCGGCAAGTTGATCACCCGACTGGATCACGTGGTGGTAGCCGTAAGGGACCTGGCTCAAGGCATCGCCAGGTACAGGGAGATGGGTTTCGACGTCCGACCCGGTGGCAGGCACGAGGGCAGGGGCACCGAGAACGCCATCATACGCTTCGGGCTGGAGTACATCGAGCTGTTGTCGGTGTACGATAGGGCGGAAGCCGAGAGCGCCGGCATAGGCAGGCGCACGCTCGTGGAGTACCTGGAGCAGTGGGACGGAGGGCTGATAGGTTGGGCCGCGGCTACCAACGACATAGATGAGGTGGCCGAGCGCCTCCGCAGGCTCGGCAAAAGCTTCGAGGGGCCCTTTGCCATGAGCAGGCAGAGACCTGACGGCACGAGGCTCTCCTGGAGGCTGCTGATCCCCGAGGGCACACCCTGGAGGCGTCCTTGGCCGTTCGTGATCTCTTGGGATATGTCGGACGAGGAGAGGCTCGCGCTCGAGGCCCCGGGCGATCACCCCAACGGCGCCACGCGCATCGCCTGCCTCAGCGTGGTGGTCAAGGACCTGGAGAGGACGCTGGAGCTGTACCATGAGGCCCTGGGGCTCGTGGAGACCTCGGTATCGCACGTGCAGTACATGGGGGCGCGCAAGGCGGTGTACCTCATCGGCAACACGAGGGTGGAGTTGCTGTCGCCCACCCGTAAAGGGGTGATCGCCGCGATGCTCGAGGAGCACGGGGAAGGACCCGTGGGGCTGACGCTGGCCACCCCCAACAAGCTGTTCCAGCTAAGGGAATCCCCGGTCAAGGTAAGGTCTTAG
- a CDS encoding MFS transporter — MVQRHTSALRPQVWMRLCYWWWFAAIGAFTPFASLYYREMGLEGIQIGVLTAMSSVGTAFLAPVWGAMADKYAVHKGLLGGLLLGGALGALLLARAGSFPHALLAVALLAACVSPVPSFLDSYAVQISERSGTSYGAMRVWGSIAYILATWSLGHLMGVEVSRLFIYCYAACLLLTMLSSWGLPRLREHAVHAMWSSFKRVLSKRALVVFLLLTYVIAAAMSTMYSFFGIYVREIGGTTTMLGTASSLAAISELPIIAGSGLLVRVLGPRRLLMIAVASYTVRLGVYGFLPYTHWVLGIQLIHGLCFGAYLVSTVTLAHRLAGRELAATAQAMLASISMGFGSITGSVMGGALLDALGTVGIYKLAAGMMLAALAALTLSMHLLEEGEETQATPAEASEAAASPTGQP, encoded by the coding sequence TTGGTCCAAAGGCATACATCTGCACTCCGTCCCCAGGTGTGGATGCGGCTCTGCTACTGGTGGTGGTTTGCCGCGATCGGGGCTTTCACACCGTTCGCGTCTCTCTATTACAGGGAGATGGGGCTGGAGGGCATACAGATAGGGGTACTGACGGCGATGAGCTCCGTGGGCACAGCCTTCCTCGCACCTGTGTGGGGGGCGATGGCTGACAAGTACGCCGTGCACAAGGGGCTGCTGGGGGGGCTGCTGCTGGGCGGCGCCCTGGGAGCGTTGCTGCTGGCGAGGGCAGGAAGCTTCCCGCACGCCCTCCTGGCGGTAGCGCTGCTCGCCGCCTGCGTATCGCCGGTGCCCTCCTTCCTCGACTCCTACGCGGTCCAGATCAGCGAGCGCAGCGGCACATCCTACGGTGCGATGCGCGTGTGGGGGTCCATAGCCTACATCCTGGCGACCTGGAGCTTGGGGCACCTCATGGGGGTGGAGGTATCTCGCCTCTTCATCTACTGCTACGCGGCCTGCCTGCTGCTGACAATGCTCTCGAGCTGGGGGCTGCCGAGGTTACGCGAGCACGCGGTGCACGCCATGTGGTCCAGCTTCAAGAGGGTGCTGAGCAAGCGAGCTCTGGTCGTGTTCCTGCTGCTGACCTACGTCATCGCCGCGGCGATGAGCACGATGTACTCCTTCTTCGGGATATACGTGAGGGAGATAGGGGGCACGACCACCATGCTGGGGACGGCGTCCTCCCTGGCGGCGATCAGCGAGCTGCCGATCATCGCGGGCAGCGGCTTGCTGGTGCGGGTCCTGGGCCCTCGCAGGCTCCTGATGATCGCCGTGGCCTCGTACACCGTCAGGCTGGGGGTGTACGGCTTCCTCCCCTATACCCATTGGGTACTGGGCATCCAGCTCATCCACGGGCTGTGCTTTGGCGCCTACCTGGTGTCCACGGTCACCCTCGCCCATCGGCTGGCGGGAAGGGAGCTGGCGGCCACCGCGCAGGCCATGCTGGCCTCCATATCCATGGGCTTCGGGAGCATCACCGGCTCCGTGATGGGCGGTGCCCTGCTGGACGCGCTGGGCACGGTGGGCATCTACAAGCTGGCCGCTGGGATGATGCTGGCGGCGCTCGCCGCGCTCACTCTCAGCATGCACCTGCTGGAGGAGGGGGAAGAGACGCAAGCCACACCGGCGGAGGCCAGCGAGGCCGCCGCTAGCCCCACGGGGCAACCGTAG
- a CDS encoding ABC transporter ATP-binding protein, whose product MTLLTRIDRRLYLLEEPTSGVDPTSRLRILGRLQRLVEDGRSCLVSTHQPQDLRYVDAHLICHEARLRPQVPCWSRVRVVSTVSARCVSYGLL is encoded by the coding sequence GTGACGCTGCTGACGAGGATCGATCGGCGGCTGTACCTGTTGGAAGAGCCCACCAGCGGTGTGGATCCCACCTCCAGGCTGCGGATCCTGGGCAGGCTGCAGCGGTTGGTGGAGGATGGCAGGAGCTGCCTGGTGTCCACCCACCAGCCGCAGGATCTGCGGTACGTCGATGCCCACCTGATCTGCCACGAAGCACGTCTCCGTCCTCAGGTACCATGCTGGAGCCGGGTGCGTGTGGTGTCTACGGTCTCTGCACGCTGTGTATCATACGGACTGCTCTGA
- a CDS encoding LacI family DNA-binding transcriptional regulator, with protein MKRQVTLHDVARDAGVSIKTVSRVVNGEEHVSPGTRERVLASVRRLGYRPNEVARSLKGGGSRMLGLLIADISNPFYASIAKAVEDESRRAGYSLVLCASSEDVDREREYVEMLFRRRLEGLLLVPAPNGHDYLRREIQAGLVVVAIDRPVDGLGVDTVLVENRSGTYAALRHLILHGHRRIGFVGAEHQLYTVRERLAGYEQALRESGLEPMVELDAPDAPRAAAATRRLLELPLPPTALFCVNNLATLGALQTLRTLGLRVPEDVTLVGFDDFELAELLHPTLTMVRQPTEEMGRLGARMLLERLNGEYTGEPRRVVLPTQLMLRESCGCRRNIDQESERCTLP; from the coding sequence GTGAAGAGACAGGTGACCCTACACGACGTCGCCCGGGATGCCGGGGTATCTATAAAGACGGTGTCGCGCGTCGTTAACGGCGAGGAGCACGTCAGCCCAGGGACGAGGGAGCGTGTGCTGGCATCGGTGAGGAGGCTGGGCTACCGCCCCAACGAGGTAGCGCGCAGCCTCAAGGGCGGCGGCTCGCGCATGCTCGGCCTGCTGATCGCTGATATCTCTAATCCCTTCTACGCCTCCATCGCGAAGGCCGTCGAGGACGAGTCGAGGCGAGCTGGCTACTCGCTGGTGCTGTGTGCCTCCTCCGAGGACGTGGACAGGGAGCGAGAGTACGTCGAGATGCTGTTCCGGCGCCGACTCGAGGGCCTGCTGTTGGTGCCGGCGCCTAACGGGCATGACTACCTTCGTCGGGAGATCCAGGCGGGACTGGTGGTCGTGGCGATCGACCGACCAGTGGACGGGCTGGGCGTGGACACTGTGCTGGTAGAGAACCGCAGCGGCACATATGCTGCCCTGCGGCACCTTATCCTGCACGGGCACAGGAGGATTGGCTTTGTGGGAGCTGAGCATCAGCTCTACACTGTGCGCGAGAGGCTTGCGGGGTATGAGCAGGCCCTTCGGGAGTCGGGTTTGGAGCCCATGGTGGAGCTAGATGCCCCGGACGCGCCCAGGGCGGCAGCCGCCACTCGCAGGCTGCTCGAGCTCCCGTTGCCCCCTACAGCGCTGTTCTGCGTAAATAACCTAGCTACACTTGGGGCGCTGCAGACGCTGCGAACTCTCGGTCTCAGGGTACCGGAAGACGTCACCTTGGTCGGCTTCGATGACTTCGAGCTGGCTGAGCTCCTGCACCCGACGCTCACTATGGTACGACAGCCTACTGAGGAGATGGGTAGGTTGGGGGCCCGCATGTTGCTGGAGAGGCTGAACGGGGAGTACACGGGGGAGCCTCGTAGGGTTGTACTGCCTACGCAGCTCATGTTGAGGGAGTCCTGTGGCTGTCGTCGGAACATTGATCAAGAGTCGGAGCGGTGTACGCTGCCCTGA